One Aneurinibacillus migulanus genomic region harbors:
- a CDS encoding DctP family TRAP transporter solute-binding subunit produces the protein MKKVLSLFLTIMMMVLLAACGGGGEKKAADSKPVEGGGEKQKDAIVIKFSHVTSADSVKGKAAQKFADLAAEKTGGKVKVEVYPSSQLYGDKEELDALVSGNVQMIAPSVTKMVKLDPRWQYVDMPFLFKDRKHSLKFFQSDLAKQLLNGEQLVGNDIMGLAFWENGFKQFTNNKKPLKTPADFKGLKFRAQAGKVLEGQFKALDAGSATIPFGDTYAALQQGTVDGQENTYNNMDTQKYQEVQKYMTVSNHGRLDYAIFVNKPFWDGMPEDVRTKVEEALKEATEYEWKLAAEDNDKSYENLKNSGKMQITELTDAERAELEKALQPVYEEFKSVITPELIDGIKNLK, from the coding sequence TGGAAGGGGGCGGAGAAAAACAGAAAGACGCCATCGTGATTAAATTCTCGCACGTGACCTCGGCTGACAGCGTAAAAGGAAAAGCCGCGCAAAAATTCGCGGATCTGGCAGCCGAAAAAACAGGTGGGAAGGTAAAAGTAGAAGTGTATCCGTCTTCGCAATTATACGGTGACAAAGAAGAGTTGGATGCGCTCGTTTCAGGCAACGTACAAATGATTGCACCTTCCGTAACGAAGATGGTAAAGCTCGACCCGCGTTGGCAGTATGTAGACATGCCGTTCTTATTTAAGGATCGTAAGCACTCACTGAAATTCTTCCAGAGTGACCTGGCAAAGCAGTTATTAAACGGCGAGCAACTGGTTGGAAACGATATTATGGGACTTGCCTTCTGGGAGAATGGGTTTAAACAGTTCACCAACAACAAAAAGCCACTTAAAACCCCGGCAGATTTCAAAGGTCTGAAATTCCGGGCACAGGCTGGAAAAGTGCTAGAAGGACAGTTTAAAGCTCTGGATGCAGGTTCTGCCACGATTCCGTTTGGTGACACGTATGCTGCACTGCAGCAAGGTACGGTAGATGGACAGGAGAACACGTATAACAATATGGATACACAGAAATATCAGGAAGTGCAAAAGTATATGACGGTGAGCAACCATGGCCGTCTTGATTATGCTATCTTCGTAAACAAGCCGTTTTGGGATGGGATGCCGGAAGATGTTCGTACAAAAGTAGAGGAAGCGCTGAAAGAAGCGACTGAGTATGAATGGAAGCTTGCTGCTGAAGATAATGATAAGAGCTATGAAAATCTTAAGAATTCCGGGAAAATGCAGATTACAGAACTGACGGATGCTGAGCGCGCCGAGCTGGAAAAAGCGTTGCAACCGGTGTACGAGGAGTTCAAAAGCGTAATTACGCCTGAGTTAATCGATGGAATTAAAAATCTGAAATAG
- a CDS encoding TRAP transporter small permease: protein MKSLRKAWDLFEDIAAGTFLSVGIALIFYGVMMRYAFNEPKAWVEEVANYTIVWGALLGVPVALRNNHHIQVDMVYDKLPRGAQRAVDIFASVMGVLFCIFFTYYGYVLVAKRYVSGMVSMDVGIPMWLVYLILPISGIMFFFRFLEKLVQALRGEKIVNTVDMVELPKEKEDAPHGPHAI, encoded by the coding sequence ATGAAAAGCCTGAGAAAGGCGTGGGATTTATTCGAAGACATCGCTGCGGGTACATTTTTGTCTGTGGGGATTGCATTGATTTTTTATGGAGTAATGATGCGTTATGCGTTCAATGAACCGAAAGCTTGGGTAGAAGAAGTGGCTAACTATACGATTGTTTGGGGAGCGCTCTTGGGAGTACCGGTCGCGTTGCGTAATAATCACCATATTCAGGTGGATATGGTGTATGATAAGCTGCCGCGGGGAGCACAGCGTGCTGTAGATATCTTTGCGAGCGTTATGGGCGTTCTGTTTTGTATCTTCTTTACGTACTACGGCTATGTGCTGGTAGCCAAACGCTATGTATCTGGTATGGTATCGATGGATGTTGGTATTCCGATGTGGCTTGTCTATTTAATTCTTCCGATTTCCGGTATTATGTTTTTCTTTCGGTTTTTGGAGAAGCTGGTGCAGGCGTTGCGTGGAGAGAAGATTGTTAATACGGTAGATATGGTAGAACTGCCGAAAGAGAAGGAGGATGCGCCGCATGGTCCTCACGCTATTTAG
- a CDS encoding TRAP transporter large permease — MVLTLFSSFVIMMLLRVPIAISLSLATVFVLMQSDFNMNMVPQRMFSALDSFPLMAIPGFVLAGVILARGGISKYLIEALRTWVGHLPGGLSVVTILACMVFAAISGSSPATAAAIGSIMIPAMVSAGYDKKYSMGLVAAAGTLGILIPPSIPLIIYGITAEESIGKLFMAGVIPGVLLGGVLIVSAIYYAKRNGYGSDEKSSGQARIKASIKALWGALLPILILGSIYTGVATPTESAVIAVVYGLIVSVGIYREMGLKDVRPIMVETINITSMIFLIIAAASLFGLYLTNEQVPQTVGAWIAESDMNKWTFFLIVNILFFIMGTFLEAVSVILITLPILLPIIKHLGIDPIHFAIVMTVNMELAMITPPVGLNLFVVGGIAKEKLEVVVRGVIPFIILFIVVLAFFVMLPQLSLWLPNMMQ; from the coding sequence ATGGTCCTCACGCTATTTAGTTCTTTCGTGATTATGATGTTGCTGCGGGTACCGATTGCGATTAGTCTGTCCCTAGCGACCGTATTTGTTCTTATGCAATCGGATTTTAACATGAATATGGTGCCACAGCGGATGTTCTCAGCGCTGGATTCGTTTCCTCTGATGGCGATTCCAGGCTTCGTATTGGCCGGGGTCATCCTGGCGCGCGGCGGCATCTCCAAGTATCTAATTGAAGCGCTGCGTACATGGGTTGGCCACTTGCCGGGTGGCTTGTCTGTTGTGACGATTCTTGCATGTATGGTATTTGCGGCGATTTCTGGCTCCAGTCCGGCAACGGCAGCTGCGATCGGATCGATTATGATTCCTGCGATGGTCAGTGCAGGATATGACAAGAAATACTCTATGGGCCTAGTCGCCGCCGCAGGTACGTTAGGCATTCTAATTCCACCAAGCATTCCGCTCATTATCTACGGTATTACAGCCGAAGAGTCAATCGGTAAGCTATTCATGGCTGGAGTCATTCCAGGTGTATTGTTGGGTGGAGTGCTCATCGTGTCTGCGATTTACTATGCCAAAAGAAATGGATACGGTAGCGATGAGAAATCTTCGGGGCAAGCAAGAATAAAAGCCTCTATTAAAGCGCTATGGGGAGCGCTTCTTCCAATTTTGATTCTAGGGAGTATCTATACCGGAGTGGCGACACCGACGGAATCAGCCGTTATCGCAGTCGTCTACGGTTTGATTGTATCTGTAGGTATTTATCGGGAGATGGGACTGAAAGATGTACGTCCGATTATGGTAGAGACGATTAACATTACCTCGATGATTTTCCTTATCATCGCCGCAGCTAGCTTGTTTGGTCTGTACCTGACTAATGAACAGGTACCACAAACAGTAGGGGCATGGATTGCAGAAAGTGATATGAATAAGTGGACGTTCTTCCTTATCGTCAATATTCTATTCTTTATTATGGGAACGTTCCTTGAGGCAGTATCTGTCATCTTGATTACGCTACCTATTTTACTTCCGATTATTAAACACCTGGGCATCGATCCGATTCATTTCGCGATTGTTATGACCGTAAACATGGAATTGGCAATGATTACACCGCCGGTAGGCTTGAATTTATTCGTTGTAGGTGGAATTGCGAAGGAGAAACTGGAGGTTGTAGTAAGGGGAGTCATTCCGTTTATTATCCTGTTTATTGTTGTACTGGCATTCTTTGTTATGCTCCCGCAATTGTCTTTGTGGTTGCCGAACATGATGCAATAG
- a CDS encoding DUF502 domain-containing protein gives MKRLVTLFLNGLLVVAPIGITIYILIYIFRLVDSLGKKLLVSMNLPTITGLGIVVTIGLLIFIGFVSQLWLSRKLLMWTERLITRFPGLKTVYSMVKDTIHSLIGEKRAFSQVVLVTHEDGGKRIGFLTTEDVTAFQLDKDYIAVYMPHALQVSGELRLYARENVTFIDTPVEEAMRFCLTAGVASNKEEEQASG, from the coding sequence ATGAAACGATTGGTCACACTGTTTTTGAATGGGCTGCTTGTGGTAGCACCTATCGGGATTACTATCTATATTTTGATTTATATTTTCAGGCTAGTAGATAGCCTGGGCAAGAAGCTTCTTGTATCTATGAACTTGCCCACTATCACAGGGCTTGGTATTGTTGTTACAATAGGTTTGCTTATTTTCATCGGGTTTGTCAGTCAGCTCTGGCTCAGCCGCAAACTGCTTATGTGGACAGAGCGATTGATTACTCGCTTTCCGGGATTAAAAACGGTTTATAGTATGGTTAAAGATACGATCCACTCTCTTATTGGTGAAAAACGAGCATTCTCTCAGGTCGTGCTCGTAACACACGAAGACGGCGGAAAACGCATCGGATTTCTCACCACAGAAGATGTTACAGCTTTCCAACTGGATAAGGATTATATCGCTGTCTATATGCCGCATGCACTCCAAGTAAGCGGGGAACTCCGCCTGTATGCACGAGAGAACGTAACGTTTATCGATACACCTGTCGAAGAGGCGATGCGATTCTGCTTAACAGCTGGTGTAGCATCGAATAAAGAAGAAGAACAAGCATCGGGATAA
- a CDS encoding HD-GYP domain-containing protein: MRHVSLDHLEPGQVLAKSIYASDGRTLLNQGVLLTPGMINKLYRIGVTKIYIKDDRFEDIKVEEVVSEETRREAISQVSNVMECVQEGKDFDTTSVVKTMTNVIDEILAQKDVLLNLDDIRTKDNHLFIHSLNVCIMSTVIGVSLGYSISKLKELALGALLHDIGKVMKVTDDPLRRYTQEGNHHAWIGFNILRKRHELSLSSAHIALQHHEHVDGTGEPRSLKSIEIHEYAKIVAVTNFYDNLISPLTPEPTLLPYQASEYLMGLAGKKFDHEIVIQFLRSIALYPTGSSVQLSTGEIGVVVGQHKGLPSRPVIRVFKESHSSGRGKFDYDGTEVKEVDLGRETTLFIDSVLKS, from the coding sequence ATGCGCCATGTTAGTTTAGATCATCTGGAGCCGGGGCAGGTTCTGGCAAAAAGCATCTATGCCAGCGACGGTCGGACGCTATTAAATCAAGGGGTATTGCTGACACCGGGTATGATTAATAAGTTATATCGTATTGGTGTAACCAAAATTTACATAAAAGATGACCGATTTGAAGACATCAAGGTAGAAGAGGTAGTTTCAGAAGAAACTCGTCGTGAAGCCATCTCTCAAGTATCTAATGTAATGGAATGTGTACAGGAAGGAAAAGACTTTGATACGACGTCAGTAGTAAAGACAATGACGAACGTAATCGATGAGATCTTAGCTCAGAAGGATGTATTACTGAATCTTGATGATATTCGTACAAAGGATAATCATCTCTTTATCCATTCATTGAATGTGTGTATCATGTCTACTGTTATCGGCGTAAGTCTTGGATATAGTATAAGCAAGCTGAAAGAACTGGCGCTTGGTGCTCTACTTCATGATATTGGTAAAGTAATGAAAGTTACAGATGACCCGCTCAGACGGTATACACAGGAAGGAAATCATCATGCCTGGATCGGTTTCAATATATTGCGTAAACGCCACGAACTTAGCCTGTCTAGCGCGCATATTGCTTTGCAGCATCACGAGCATGTAGATGGTACTGGAGAGCCGCGTAGTCTTAAAAGTATAGAGATTCACGAGTATGCAAAAATCGTGGCTGTAACGAATTTCTATGATAATCTGATTTCACCGCTTACCCCGGAGCCGACGCTGTTGCCGTATCAGGCAAGCGAGTACTTGATGGGACTGGCCGGCAAGAAGTTCGACCATGAAATTGTCATCCAGTTTTTGCGCTCTATCGCATTGTATCCTACAGGAAGCTCGGTACAGCTTAGCACGGGAGAAATCGGCGTGGTGGTAGGGCAGCATAAAGGTTTGCCGTCTCGTCCTGTGATTCGTGTATTCAAAGAAAGTCATTCTTCCGGCCGCGGAAAATTCGATTATGATGGTACTGAAGTCAAAGAAGTGGATTTAGGGAGGGAAACCACCCTGTTCATTGACTCGGTTCTAAAATCATAA
- a CDS encoding ABC transporter ATP-binding protein: protein MIIDIKNVSWKRDKTYILQDITWSVQPGEHWVIMGLNGSGKTSLLNIINGYMWPTKGEVSVLGKKFGEYDLRKLRQSIGWVSTSMQEKLYKNETVENIVLSGKVASMGLLYEEQQAEDYEKAYYLLNQMGCCGMEKRIYESLSQGEKQRVLIARALMASPKLLILDEPATGLDIFAREQLLERVQDMGSQSGGPTLIYVSHHVEEIVPIFHHVLLLKKGRIYGAGNTQELMTSENLSEFFGTEVDVTWRNKRAWMQVGSV, encoded by the coding sequence ATGATAATTGATATTAAGAATGTAAGCTGGAAGCGTGATAAAACTTATATACTACAAGATATTACATGGTCTGTGCAACCAGGTGAACACTGGGTCATCATGGGATTGAACGGCTCCGGAAAAACGTCGCTGCTCAATATTATTAATGGATATATGTGGCCTACCAAAGGTGAGGTTAGTGTATTGGGCAAAAAGTTCGGTGAATATGATCTGCGTAAATTGCGTCAATCAATCGGCTGGGTCAGTACTTCTATGCAGGAAAAACTATATAAAAATGAGACGGTAGAAAACATTGTGTTAAGCGGAAAAGTTGCTTCGATGGGACTGCTGTATGAAGAGCAGCAGGCGGAAGATTACGAGAAGGCGTACTATTTGCTTAACCAAATGGGGTGCTGTGGCATGGAAAAGCGAATATACGAGAGTCTGTCACAGGGAGAGAAGCAGCGTGTACTTATTGCCAGGGCGCTGATGGCTTCGCCAAAGCTTCTGATTCTGGATGAACCGGCTACAGGACTGGATATTTTTGCACGTGAGCAGCTGTTGGAGCGAGTCCAAGATATGGGGAGCCAGTCAGGGGGACCGACGCTTATCTACGTATCACATCATGTTGAAGAGATTGTGCCTATTTTCCATCATGTATTGTTGTTGAAAAAAGGACGGATATATGGGGCTGGGAATACACAGGAGCTAATGACATCAGAGAACCTTTCAGAATTCTTCGGTACGGAAGTGGATGTTACATGGCGCAACAAACGGGCCTGGATGCAAGTGGGCAGCGTGTAA
- a CDS encoding FAD-binding oxidoreductase: protein MYVDELKKIIDADRVTINPTMLEQHSKDESYHTPCLPDAVVFPKTTEEVSRIVAWANERHVPIIPFGVASGMEGQIIPQQGGISLDFQLMNRVLEVKPQDFLVRVQPGVTRMQLNKELKKYGLFFSVDPGADATIGGMAATNASGTTSVRYGIMRDQVRDMEVVLADGRIIHTGSMAAKSSSGYHLNGIFVGSEGTLGVFTELTLKLYGIPEASVTARASFPTVTDAVAAACAVMAAAIPVARMELVDGRSIQQVNRYKGTGYPELSTLFFEFHGNEAGLAHDLAFAQEIVGEHGCSDFISETDSLRQAALWEARHHLAYAFLHGYPGKKAMSTDVCLPLSELAGAIGHARELIEQSGMVGGIVGHIGDGNFHSLLMVQPDSSADIEQAEAINAQIVSYALSRGGTCTGEHGVGLGKAKYQRTEHGAALDVMYAMKQMLDPNNILNPGKIFIF from the coding sequence ATGTATGTGGACGAACTAAAAAAAATAATTGATGCCGATCGGGTTACTATAAATCCTACCATGCTAGAGCAGCACAGCAAGGATGAATCCTATCATACGCCATGCTTGCCGGATGCAGTAGTGTTTCCGAAAACGACGGAAGAAGTAAGTCGGATTGTTGCCTGGGCGAATGAACGTCATGTGCCCATTATTCCGTTCGGTGTTGCCTCCGGTATGGAGGGTCAGATTATTCCGCAACAAGGCGGCATATCGCTTGATTTTCAATTGATGAATCGTGTGCTTGAAGTGAAACCGCAGGATTTCCTGGTGCGCGTACAGCCGGGTGTAACCCGCATGCAGTTGAATAAAGAGTTGAAAAAGTACGGTTTGTTCTTCTCGGTAGATCCTGGAGCGGACGCAACAATCGGAGGAATGGCAGCTACGAATGCGAGCGGTACGACATCGGTACGCTATGGAATTATGAGGGATCAGGTGAGAGATATGGAGGTAGTACTCGCGGACGGACGGATTATCCATACGGGGAGTATGGCGGCAAAGTCTTCGTCAGGCTATCATCTGAACGGGATCTTCGTTGGTTCAGAAGGAACGCTTGGCGTATTTACCGAACTCACGCTTAAACTATATGGCATTCCAGAAGCGTCTGTAACGGCACGAGCAAGCTTTCCTACAGTAACAGATGCTGTGGCAGCCGCATGCGCGGTTATGGCAGCCGCGATTCCGGTAGCTCGTATGGAGCTAGTAGATGGCAGGTCTATTCAGCAAGTGAATAGGTATAAAGGAACAGGCTATCCCGAGCTTTCTACGCTGTTTTTTGAATTTCACGGCAATGAAGCAGGGCTTGCGCATGACCTTGCCTTTGCGCAGGAAATTGTCGGGGAGCACGGTTGCAGTGATTTCATATCCGAGACGGATTCACTCCGTCAGGCCGCGCTCTGGGAAGCGCGTCATCATCTTGCGTATGCGTTCCTTCACGGCTATCCCGGTAAAAAAGCGATGTCTACGGATGTTTGTCTCCCTCTATCCGAACTGGCAGGAGCTATCGGGCATGCGAGAGAGTTAATCGAGCAAAGCGGGATGGTCGGCGGTATTGTCGGTCATATAGGCGATGGAAATTTTCATTCTCTTCTTATGGTTCAACCGGATAGTTCGGCTGATATCGAACAAGCGGAAGCGATAAACGCACAGATTGTAAGCTATGCGTTAAGCCGGGGCGGTACGTGTACAGGGGAGCATGGGGTCGGCCTTGGCAAAGCGAAATATCAGCGTACGGAGCATGGCGCTGCATTGGATGTAATGTATGCAATGAAACAGATGCTCGATCCGAATAATATTTTGAATCCGGGTAAGATTTTTATCTTTTAA
- a CDS encoding ABC transporter substrate-binding protein: MKRKTRITSVCFLLLCLLLAACGNTQTSSEQKQEAGGEQKAGQAKEKVKIGITQLIEHPSLDASREGFIKALKENGYADADIEYQSAQGDQSTVASIAQKFVADKKDAVLAISTPSAQAMVQATKNTDIPVFFTAITDPISAKLVDNLEKPGKNITGYSDTHPETINKLVALIKELKQDTKNVGIIYNSGEANSVVNVENAKKALAANGMKAVEVNVSNTTEVKQAAESLVGKADVIYVPKDNTAVAALKTVVQVAEKNKIPLFVGEMDSVRNGGFAGFGADYQDLGYQTGLMAVKVLNGETKVGDLPVGFPKELHLGVNKEAAANEGIDFEKSKPIIEKYNPIYFEKTEKK; the protein is encoded by the coding sequence ATGAAACGCAAGACACGCATCACGAGTGTCTGTTTCCTGCTTCTATGCCTGCTGCTAGCCGCCTGTGGCAATACGCAGACGTCATCGGAACAAAAGCAGGAAGCAGGCGGAGAACAAAAAGCAGGACAAGCTAAAGAAAAAGTAAAAATAGGGATTACTCAACTTATTGAACATCCGTCCCTTGACGCTTCTCGTGAAGGGTTTATTAAAGCTTTGAAAGAGAATGGGTATGCTGATGCGGATATTGAATATCAATCCGCGCAAGGCGATCAGAGCACTGTCGCTTCCATTGCACAGAAATTTGTCGCTGATAAGAAAGACGCTGTTCTAGCGATTTCTACTCCGAGTGCGCAGGCGATGGTACAGGCGACGAAGAATACAGACATCCCGGTCTTCTTTACGGCCATTACTGATCCGATTAGCGCCAAGCTAGTGGATAACCTGGAGAAGCCAGGCAAGAATATTACCGGTTATTCTGATACGCATCCAGAAACGATTAATAAACTGGTTGCGCTGATTAAGGAATTGAAGCAGGATACAAAAAATGTAGGGATTATTTATAATTCAGGGGAAGCCAATTCTGTCGTAAACGTTGAGAATGCTAAAAAGGCACTTGCAGCGAATGGCATGAAAGCGGTAGAAGTCAATGTCAGCAACACGACGGAAGTAAAGCAAGCGGCTGAATCGCTGGTTGGCAAAGCGGACGTCATCTATGTACCGAAAGACAATACGGCAGTGGCAGCACTTAAAACTGTGGTGCAGGTAGCCGAGAAAAATAAAATTCCATTATTTGTGGGCGAGATGGACTCTGTACGTAATGGCGGATTTGCCGGATTCGGAGCCGATTACCAGGACCTTGGCTACCAAACAGGGCTTATGGCTGTAAAAGTACTGAATGGCGAAACAAAAGTAGGCGATTTACCGGTCGGATTCCCGAAAGAACTGCACCTTGGTGTTAACAAAGAAGCCGCCGCCAATGAAGGCATTGATTTTGAGAAAAGTAAGCCTATTATCGAGAAATACAATCCGATCTATTTTGAGAAAACCGAGAAGAAATAA
- the ytvI gene encoding sporulation integral membrane protein YtvI, translating to MATVRKTLLWLVVLALAIFIIPYAIPFILALLTAIFLEPIVKLLMRTVNVNRLVAVTLTFIMFFAVFGLGGYRLGSVLILQSVEVAEKLPAFSSKVMGFLEHYMWKWETYAVTLPFNTDTTIQDIMEALKNSATNSATAITKVVLGGVATIPGFLIVAIIYMVALFLISLDLPRLHRNFLNLFTDSAREKVELVMTQLFRATVGFLRAQVILSLLTYVLALTGLLILGVKYALLLSLLIVIVDILPILGTGSFLVPWAIYSFATGNSHLAVGLIILFIVITVIRRIIEPKVLGSSLGISALAALISLYIGFQLLGFIGLILGPALVIIYESLRKAGFLTFKINF from the coding sequence ATGGCGACTGTTCGCAAAACTCTTTTATGGCTCGTTGTTCTGGCTCTTGCGATATTCATTATTCCGTATGCAATTCCGTTCATTCTGGCGCTATTAACCGCGATTTTCCTTGAGCCGATTGTCAAGTTGCTAATGCGCACGGTGAATGTGAATCGACTGGTGGCTGTCACGCTAACGTTCATCATGTTTTTTGCCGTATTCGGTCTCGGCGGATACCGGCTAGGTTCGGTACTTATCTTACAGAGCGTAGAGGTGGCGGAAAAGCTTCCCGCCTTTTCTTCAAAAGTAATGGGATTCCTGGAACATTATATGTGGAAATGGGAAACATATGCCGTTACCCTGCCATTTAACACTGACACAACGATACAGGACATTATGGAAGCACTCAAGAATTCGGCGACCAATTCAGCAACTGCCATCACTAAGGTTGTGCTAGGAGGTGTAGCTACAATTCCCGGGTTCCTCATCGTAGCTATTATCTACATGGTGGCATTGTTCTTAATAAGCCTGGATTTGCCGCGCCTACACCGTAATTTTCTGAATTTATTCACCGATTCCGCCCGGGAAAAGGTGGAGCTGGTTATGACTCAGTTATTCCGTGCCACAGTCGGCTTCTTACGTGCACAGGTAATTTTAAGCCTGCTTACGTATGTATTGGCACTCACCGGATTACTTATTCTGGGCGTCAAATATGCCCTGCTACTCTCTTTGCTCATTGTTATTGTTGATATTCTACCGATTCTTGGCACCGGTTCATTTCTTGTACCATGGGCTATATACAGCTTTGCGACAGGTAATTCGCATCTTGCGGTAGGCTTGATTATCTTGTTTATCGTTATTACGGTTATCCGTCGCATTATCGAGCCAAAAGTACTGGGTTCAAGTCTTGGCATTAGCGCTCTGGCTGCTTTAATCAGCCTCTACATCGGCTTTCAGTTACTCGGGTTTATTGGGCTCATCCTCGGCCCTGCACTCGTTATTATTTACGAGTCCCTGCGCAAAGCCGGTTTCCTTACATTCAAAATTAATTTTTGA
- a CDS encoding cation diffusion facilitator family transporter, with product MTSASAAMGNTALAIVKGLAAAYSGSGAMFATTMHSIADAVNQAFVFTGSVLAERTPTRRFPTGFGRVINIFCMIAVIVVTIMAYETIREGWHLFHHPAQATHFSLNLLILLLAVATDGYVLIKAMKEIAKESRSGATGFGIISSSFKNVKRAAPPTRLVFYEDLVATCGACLALLAVAVSHFTTFKELDGIATIIIGFLMIGVAFRVGYDNMVGLIGVAAPRSVEEKVATMLLSDKCVTDINRLRIVQEGRFYHVESYVELRPGLALADADDIKFRLQDKLMEDPDITDVVLGIIEDNGVRDWKPEKLNEVE from the coding sequence ATGACATCAGCGTCGGCTGCAATGGGGAATACGGCACTGGCTATTGTAAAAGGATTAGCTGCAGCATACAGCGGTAGTGGCGCTATGTTCGCCACGACCATGCATTCCATTGCAGATGCAGTAAACCAGGCTTTTGTCTTTACAGGTAGCGTGCTCGCCGAACGCACGCCTACACGCCGTTTTCCTACCGGCTTTGGCCGGGTCATCAACATTTTCTGTATGATAGCTGTCATTGTCGTTACAATTATGGCATATGAGACTATCCGGGAAGGATGGCACTTGTTTCATCATCCGGCCCAGGCGACGCATTTTTCGCTCAACCTGTTGATTTTACTTCTGGCAGTAGCCACAGATGGCTACGTACTTATTAAGGCCATGAAAGAAATCGCAAAAGAGTCACGTTCCGGCGCAACAGGATTCGGAATTATTTCTTCTTCATTTAAGAACGTCAAGCGGGCCGCTCCCCCGACCCGACTCGTCTTTTATGAAGATTTGGTGGCTACATGTGGAGCATGCCTTGCTCTGCTCGCCGTGGCCGTAAGTCACTTTACTACCTTTAAAGAATTGGATGGAATTGCTACAATTATTATTGGTTTCCTAATGATTGGTGTAGCGTTCCGTGTCGGTTACGATAACATGGTTGGACTGATCGGTGTAGCAGCTCCTCGTTCTGTAGAGGAGAAGGTAGCTACTATGCTTCTTAGCGATAAATGTGTAACGGACATCAATCGGTTGCGCATCGTGCAAGAGGGTCGATTCTATCATGTGGAGAGCTATGTGGAGCTGCGTCCCGGACTTGCTTTGGCAGATGCAGACGATATTAAATTCCGTCTACAGGATAAGCTAATGGAAGATCCGGATATTACGGACGTCGTCCTCGGTATAATCGAGGATAATGGAGTCAGAGACTGGAAACCGGAGAAACTAAATGAAGTGGAGTAG
- a CDS encoding ChaB family protein, with product MPYRSTSELPDSVKDNLPVHAQEIFKEAFNSATEEYDKEETAYKVAWSAVKQKYGKNKDGEWVKK from the coding sequence ATGCCCTATCGTTCTACAAGCGAATTGCCTGACAGTGTGAAAGACAATCTTCCAGTTCACGCGCAGGAAATTTTCAAAGAGGCGTTTAATTCTGCCACCGAAGAATACGATAAAGAAGAAACCGCTTATAAAGTGGCATGGAGCGCCGTGAAACAAAAATATGGAAAAAACAAAGACGGCGAATGGGTTAAAAAATAA